Proteins from a single region of Methanotorris igneus Kol 5:
- the carB gene encoding carbamoyl-phosphate synthase large subunit, producing the protein MKREDINKVMILGSGPIVIGQAAEFDFSGSQACKALREEGVYTILVNSNPATIQTDTNIADKVYLEPLHPKIVEKIIEKERPDAILPTMGGQTGLNLAMELYKRGVLDKYGVELIGSNARVIEICEDRALFDKAMKEIGEPTTKSKAVNSVEEALEFVEEIGYPVIVRPAFTLGGTGGGIAHNEEELIEIVKKGLKYSIINQVLIDESVLGWKEFEYEVMRDRKNTCIIVCNMENIDPMGIHTGESIVVAPAQTLSDEFHQKLRSAALKIIRHLGIEGGCNIQFAVNKEMTEYRVIEVNPRVSRSSALASKATGYPIARIAAKIAIGMTLDEIRNDVTKETPASFEPTLDYVVVKIPRWPFDKFRTVDKRLGTSMKSTGEVMAIGRSFEEALQKAIRSLDIGRFGLIGDGKDKEYTDEEIEDILKNPTDERIFVIAYALDRGWSVEKIAELTNIDEFFIRKIKNIVDMKKELEKLGKELKGL; encoded by the coding sequence TTGAAAAGGGAAGATATAAACAAGGTTATGATTTTAGGTTCTGGGCCTATAGTTATAGGACAGGCAGCAGAGTTCGATTTTTCTGGTTCCCAGGCATGTAAGGCGTTAAGAGAAGAGGGAGTATATACTATTTTAGTGAATTCCAACCCTGCAACAATCCAAACAGACACAAATATTGCAGATAAGGTTTATTTAGAACCATTACACCCAAAGATTGTTGAGAAGATTATTGAAAAGGAAAGGCCTGACGCTATATTGCCAACAATGGGAGGTCAGACAGGGCTTAACCTTGCAATGGAGTTGTATAAAAGAGGAGTTTTGGATAAATATGGTGTTGAGTTGATAGGTTCTAATGCAAGGGTCATTGAAATTTGTGAGGACAGAGCGTTGTTTGATAAAGCAATGAAAGAAATTGGTGAGCCAACAACAAAATCAAAGGCAGTTAATAGTGTAGAAGAGGCCTTAGAGTTCGTTGAGGAAATTGGTTATCCAGTCATTGTTAGGCCTGCGTTTACATTAGGAGGGACTGGTGGAGGAATTGCTCACAATGAGGAGGAACTCATAGAGATTGTCAAAAAAGGTTTAAAATACTCCATAATCAACCAAGTTTTGATTGATGAAAGCGTTTTGGGTTGGAAAGAGTTTGAGTATGAGGTCATGAGAGACAGAAAAAACACATGTATTATTGTTTGTAACATGGAGAACATTGACCCAATGGGAATACACACAGGAGAAAGTATTGTCGTTGCTCCAGCACAAACATTGAGTGATGAGTTCCACCAAAAATTGAGAAGTGCTGCATTAAAAATCATTAGGCATTTGGGAATTGAGGGAGGATGTAACATTCAGTTTGCAGTAAACAAGGAGATGACTGAGTATAGGGTTATAGAGGTAAACCCAAGGGTCTCAAGGAGCTCAGCATTAGCAAGTAAAGCAACTGGATACCCAATAGCAAGAATCGCTGCAAAGATTGCAATAGGTATGACATTGGATGAGATTAGAAATGATGTCACAAAAGAAACACCCGCAAGCTTTGAGCCGACATTAGATTATGTTGTTGTAAAAATCCCAAGATGGCCATTTGACAAGTTCAGGACAGTAGATAAGAGATTAGGAACAAGTATGAAATCAACTGGAGAAGTCATGGCAATTGGTAGAAGTTTTGAGGAAGCACTGCAAAAGGCAATTAGAAGCTTGGATATTGGTAGGTTTGGTTTAATTGGGGATGGAAAAGACAAGGAATACACCGATGAGGAGATTGAAGACATATTGAAGAACCCAACAGATGAGAGAATATTTGTTATTGCTTATGCATTGGATAGAGGTTGGAGTGTTGAGAAAATAGCAGAGTTAACAAATATTGACGAGTTCTTCATTAGAAAAATCAAGAACATTGTTGATATGAAGAAGGAGTTAGAAAAACTTGGAAAGGAATTAAAGGGATTATAG
- the carB gene encoding carbamoyl-phosphate synthase large subunit, translating to MEDKLKKILLKAKMMGFSDVQLANLLGMSENEVRELRKKYGITPTYKMVDTCAAEFEAKTPYYYSAYEKITYKEQDESNPSPNKKVIILGSGPIRIGQGVEFDYSTVHAIFALKEMGIEAIIINNNPETVSTDYDTSDKLYFEPITFEDVMNIVEKERENGELLGVMVQFGGQTAINLAMKLHKAGVKILGTSPESIDLAEDREQFSKLLKKLGIPQAEGGTAFTEEEAIKIAEKIGYPVLVRPSYVLGGRAMQIVYNTEELKDYMREAVRVSPEHPVLIDKFLEDAIEVDVDAVCDGEDVFIGAIMEHIEEAGVHSGDSACVIPPQTLPKEIIDTIIDYTTKLARALKIVGLINIQYAVKDGKVYILEANPRASRTVPYVSKSIGIPLAKIATKVIMGQKLKDLGYVGIAKPKYVSVKEAVFPFQKLPGVDPVLGPEMKSTGEAIGIDADFGRAYYKSQLSANMELPMSGTVFISVKDRDKRHIGEIAKKFHELGFEIFATKGTAEVIRKEGIPVREVKKISESTNDNILTLIQQGKIDLIINTSSGDAAKTDGYYIRRAAVEFNIPYITTIQGARAAIKAIEAVKDGLLGVYSLNEMEEN from the coding sequence ATGGAAGATAAATTAAAGAAAATATTGTTAAAGGCAAAGATGATGGGATTCTCTGATGTTCAATTGGCAAATTTGTTAGGAATGAGCGAAAATGAGGTTAGAGAGTTGAGGAAAAAATATGGAATAACTCCAACTTACAAAATGGTAGATACATGTGCTGCTGAGTTTGAGGCAAAAACCCCATACTACTACTCTGCCTATGAAAAAATAACCTACAAAGAGCAAGATGAAAGTAATCCATCTCCAAACAAAAAGGTCATCATCCTTGGTTCTGGGCCTATAAGAATAGGACAGGGGGTAGAGTTTGATTACTCAACAGTTCACGCAATATTTGCCTTAAAAGAAATGGGTATTGAGGCAATTATAATAAACAACAACCCAGAAACCGTCTCAACTGACTACGATACATCAGATAAACTTTACTTTGAACCAATAACATTTGAAGATGTAATGAATATTGTTGAAAAAGAGAGGGAAAACGGGGAATTATTGGGAGTTATGGTCCAATTTGGTGGACAAACTGCTATAAATTTAGCAATGAAACTTCACAAAGCAGGGGTCAAAATATTAGGAACATCCCCTGAGAGCATAGATTTGGCAGAGGATAGGGAGCAGTTCTCCAAACTATTAAAAAAGTTAGGTATCCCACAAGCAGAGGGAGGAACTGCATTTACAGAGGAGGAGGCAATAAAAATTGCAGAGAAGATTGGATATCCTGTATTGGTTAGGCCTTCCTATGTCCTTGGTGGAAGAGCAATGCAGATTGTTTATAACACTGAGGAGTTAAAGGACTACATGAGAGAGGCAGTTAGAGTTTCCCCAGAGCATCCAGTTTTGATTGATAAGTTTTTGGAAGATGCCATTGAGGTTGATGTTGATGCCGTATGTGATGGGGAAGATGTATTTATTGGAGCAATAATGGAGCATATTGAGGAAGCAGGAGTGCACAGTGGAGATAGTGCTTGCGTTATTCCGCCACAGACATTGCCTAAGGAGATAATCGACACAATAATCGATTACACAACCAAATTGGCAAGGGCTTTGAAGATTGTCGGTTTAATAAATATCCAATATGCAGTTAAAGATGGAAAGGTTTACATCTTAGAGGCAAATCCAAGAGCATCAAGAACCGTGCCTTATGTAAGTAAATCAATAGGTATTCCACTTGCAAAAATTGCTACAAAGGTAATTATGGGGCAAAAGCTTAAAGATTTAGGATACGTTGGAATAGCAAAACCAAAATATGTTTCAGTTAAAGAGGCAGTATTCCCATTCCAAAAATTGCCTGGAGTTGACCCAGTTTTAGGGCCAGAGATGAAATCTACTGGAGAGGCAATAGGTATTGATGCTGACTTCGGTAGGGCATACTACAAATCCCAGTTATCAGCAAACATGGAGTTGCCAATGTCAGGAACAGTGTTTATAAGTGTAAAGGATAGAGATAAAAGGCATATTGGGGAAATAGCAAAGAAATTCCATGAATTAGGATTTGAGATATTTGCAACAAAGGGAACTGCAGAGGTTATAAGAAAAGAAGGCATTCCAGTTAGAGAGGTTAAGAAAATCTCCGAAAGCACAAATGATAATATCTTAACATTAATACAGCAAGGTAAGATTGATTTGATAATAAACACATCCTCTGGAGATGCTGCAAAAACAGATGGTTACTATATAAGAAGGGCTGCAGTAGAGTTTAATATCCCATACATAACAACCATCCAAGGTGCAAGGGCAGCAATTAAGGCAATTGAGGCCGTTAAAGATGGATTGTTGGGAGTTTACTCATTAAATGAAATGGAAGAGAACTAA
- a CDS encoding bifunctional fructose-bisphosphatase/inositol-phosphate phosphatase, which translates to MKWNEIALKIAKDIEKEIMPLFGKEEASKFIGFSPSGDQTKLVDKKAEDIVLKHLLPLDVNIVSEESGNINKESEYTVVIDPVDGSYNFINGIPICGFSFAVFKKDEPIYTMIYEFVTKNVYEGIPKRGAYLNGEKIKVRPLKLESISLSFYGNQRINHIKNVKRVRILGAIAIELAYMAKGSLDGIVDIRRYIRPTDIVAGVVIAKEAGAIITDENGEELKFSLSATERLNVIAVNSKELLDIVLESIHE; encoded by the coding sequence ATGAAGTGGAACGAAATTGCATTAAAAATTGCAAAAGACATTGAAAAAGAAATAATGCCACTTTTTGGAAAGGAAGAAGCATCAAAATTTATTGGTTTTAGTCCAAGTGGGGATCAGACAAAACTCGTTGATAAAAAGGCGGAAGATATTGTTTTAAAACACCTTTTACCTTTGGATGTTAATATAGTTAGTGAAGAAAGTGGGAATATCAACAAGGAAAGTGAATATACGGTTGTTATTGACCCAGTTGATGGTTCTTACAACTTTATCAACGGCATTCCAATTTGTGGGTTTAGTTTTGCAGTGTTTAAAAAAGATGAACCAATCTACACAATGATTTATGAATTTGTGACCAAGAATGTTTATGAGGGAATCCCAAAAAGAGGGGCTTATCTCAATGGAGAGAAAATAAAAGTAAGACCACTCAAATTGGAATCAATATCTTTAAGCTTTTATGGAAATCAGAGAATAAACCATATAAAAAATGTTAAGAGAGTTAGGATTTTGGGAGCTATTGCTATTGAACTTGCCTATATGGCAAAAGGTTCATTGGATGGAATCGTTGACATAAGGAGATATATAAGACCAACGGATATTGTTGCTGGGGTTGTGATAGCAAAAGAGGCCGGGGCAATAATAACGGATGAAAATGGGGAAGAGCTTAAATTTAGCTTGAGTGCAACAGAGAGATTAAATGTAATTGCAGTAAATAGCAAAGAACTCTTAGATATTGTTTTAGAAAGTATTCACGAATAA
- the nucS gene encoding endonuclease NucS, which translates to MDCGGSIGKVNYLVNPKAEDIVELLASGIVNDSILVFFAFCRVRYDGRAKSELEPGDRIIIIKPDGSFLVHKNTKREPVNWQPPGSVVSWEVHDGKLVLKSVRKKPREILQVELIKVYHACSFQCEDYEELSLTGSEAEMAELIFENPSLIEDGFKPLFKEKQINHGIIDILGKDKSGRWVVIELKRRRADLQAVSQLKRYVECLKYEYGEGNIRGILVAPSLTSGAKKLLEEENLEFRELKPPKKERLKENKQTTLDFYGYANNLNNLSSFQIHRSDRKIKN; encoded by the coding sequence ATGGATTGTGGAGGCAGTATCGGGAAAGTTAATTATTTAGTTAATCCTAAAGCTGAAGATATCGTCGAGTTACTTGCTTCTGGAATTGTTAATGATAGTATACTTGTATTTTTTGCTTTTTGTAGAGTTCGTTATGATGGCAGAGCTAAGAGTGAGTTGGAACCTGGAGATAGGATTATTATTATAAAACCTGATGGTTCTTTTTTGGTTCACAAAAATACTAAGAGAGAACCTGTAAATTGGCAACCTCCTGGGAGTGTGGTTAGTTGGGAAGTGCATGATGGTAAGTTGGTATTAAAGAGTGTTAGAAAAAAACCAAGAGAAATTTTACAAGTTGAACTCATCAAAGTATATCATGCATGTAGCTTCCAGTGTGAGGATTACGAAGAGCTCTCATTAACTGGAAGTGAGGCGGAGATGGCTGAATTAATTTTTGAAAATCCTTCATTGATTGAAGATGGGTTTAAGCCGTTATTCAAAGAAAAACAAATTAATCATGGTATAATTGATATTTTGGGTAAGGATAAGAGTGGAAGATGGGTTGTTATTGAGTTGAAGAGGAGGAGGGCTGATTTGCAGGCGGTTAGTCAATTAAAAAGGTATGTTGAGTGTTTGAAGTATGAATATGGTGAAGGCAATATTAGGGGAATCCTTGTCGCTCCATCATTAACGTCTGGAGCTAAAAAACTTTTGGAAGAAGAAAATCTTGAGTTTAGGGAATTAAAACCACCTAAAAAAGAAAGATTAAAAGAAAATAAACAAACAACACTTGATTTTTATGGTTATGCTAATAATTTAAATAATTTGTCCAGTTTTCAAATCCATAGGAGTGATAGAAAAATAAAGAACTAA
- a CDS encoding aldolase, with protein MGKNRMGKKDVIVPLDVPESARKKYIENYLELTKNTGRVMLFAGDQKMEHLNDDFYGEGIAKDDADPEHLFRIASKAKIGAFATQLGLIARYGMDYRKVPYIVKINSKTHLVKTSQRDPISRALIDVKDVVEFQNNSGLNILGVGYTIYPGSEYEHIMFAEASRIVYEAHKHGLIAIIWSYPRGKAVKNEKDPHLIAGAAGVAACLGADFVKVNYPECKNAAEAFKEAVLAAGRTKVLCAGGPSVDVKAFLQRLYEQIHVSGAAGNATGRNIHQKPLDEAIRMCNAIYAITVENKTVEEALKIYEG; from the coding sequence ATGGGAAAAAACAGAATGGGCAAAAAAGATGTTATAGTGCCACTTGATGTTCCAGAATCTGCAAGAAAAAAATACATAGAAAATTATTTAGAGCTCACAAAAAATACTGGTAGAGTAATGTTGTTTGCTGGAGATCAAAAAATGGAACATTTAAATGATGACTTCTATGGGGAGGGGATAGCAAAAGATGATGCTGACCCAGAACACCTTTTTAGAATTGCCAGTAAGGCAAAAATTGGAGCATTTGCTACTCAGTTGGGATTAATAGCGAGATACGGTATGGATTATAGAAAGGTGCCATATATTGTTAAAATAAATTCAAAAACCCATTTGGTTAAAACATCCCAAAGAGATCCAATAAGTAGGGCTTTGATTGATGTAAAGGATGTCGTCGAGTTTCAAAACAATTCAGGGCTTAATATATTAGGAGTGGGTTATACAATCTATCCCGGTAGTGAATATGAGCACATCATGTTCGCTGAGGCTTCAAGAATCGTATATGAAGCTCACAAACACGGCTTAATAGCAATTATTTGGTCTTACCCAAGAGGCAAGGCAGTTAAAAATGAAAAAGATCCTCATTTAATAGCAGGGGCTGCAGGAGTTGCAGCATGTTTAGGAGCAGATTTTGTTAAAGTAAATTATCCAGAATGTAAAAATGCAGCAGAAGCGTTTAAAGAGGCGGTATTAGCAGCAGGAAGAACAAAAGTGCTATGTGCTGGAGGACCAAGTGTAGATGTTAAGGCATTTTTGCAGAGGTTATATGAGCAAATACACGTTAGTGGCGCTGCAGGAAATGCAACAGGAAGAAATATTCATCAAAAACCTCTTGATGAAGCAATAAGGATGTGCAATGCTATTTATGCAATTACCGTTGAAAATAAAACCGTTGAAGAGGCACTAAAAATTTACGAAGGATAA
- the glgP gene encoding alpha-glucan family phosphorylase yields MKPTAYFCMEFAIDQPLKTYAGGLGFLAGSHFRAAKRLGLPLVGVSILWSYGYYDQVRDREGRMKVEYVRKYYDFLTDIKLKVPVTINGATVWVKAYKLEEDVFGTCPIYFLTTDIPENDYLSRTISYHLYDSNNLTHIAQEIVLGIGGYKVIKECENVKLFHLNEPHGLPLAFKMLEDYGLDYVREHLVFTTHTPMPEGNETQDINLLKNMGFFSNVDIKTAEKLGGNPFNLTVAALRMSKRANAVSKQHKKTTDQMWSWVKDKCEIISITNAQDRHYWQDKIIKEAAENYDYEKLRERKMELKKMLFGEVADQTGKIFDPNVMTVVWARRFVEYKRPYLPLYDEKRLRKLLESNKMQIIWAGKPHPNDSQGQMTFNWIVSKTREMKNAAILTGYELKLSKLLKMGSDIWLNTPRKPCEASGTSGMTASMNGSIHMSTLDGWHVEWAEMYPDDSFTIGDGVNTDDAYEADCMYKELEKAAKMYDSDAWWEKVANCVNHIVEYFDAERMVKEYAEKMYK; encoded by the coding sequence ATGAAACCAACGGCTTATTTTTGTATGGAATTTGCCATCGATCAACCATTAAAAACATACGCTGGGGGGTTAGGATTTTTAGCAGGCTCTCATTTTAGGGCTGCTAAAAGATTAGGCTTACCTTTAGTTGGAGTTTCCATACTTTGGAGTTATGGATATTATGACCAAGTTAGGGATAGAGAAGGTAGAATGAAAGTGGAATATGTAAGAAAATACTATGATTTCTTGACAGATATTAAATTAAAAGTTCCAGTAACCATAAATGGAGCTACAGTTTGGGTTAAAGCCTACAAACTTGAAGAAGACGTTTTTGGCACTTGTCCAATATATTTTTTAACAACTGACATACCTGAAAATGACTACCTTTCAAGGACAATTTCTTATCACTTATACGATAGCAATAACTTAACACATATAGCCCAAGAAATAGTCCTTGGAATTGGAGGATATAAGGTTATCAAAGAATGTGAAAATGTCAAATTATTCCATCTAAATGAGCCACATGGTCTACCACTTGCATTTAAAATGCTTGAAGATTATGGTTTGGATTATGTTAGAGAACATTTGGTTTTTACTACTCACACACCAATGCCCGAAGGTAATGAAACACAAGATATAAACTTACTTAAAAACATGGGATTCTTTAGTAATGTAGATATCAAAACTGCAGAAAAATTGGGAGGAAATCCATTTAATTTAACCGTTGCAGCATTAAGAATGTCCAAAAGAGCAAATGCAGTTTCAAAACAACATAAAAAAACTACAGACCAAATGTGGAGTTGGGTAAAAGATAAATGTGAAATAATCAGTATAACAAACGCTCAAGACAGGCATTATTGGCAAGATAAAATCATAAAAGAGGCTGCAGAAAATTACGACTATGAGAAATTGAGAGAGAGAAAAATGGAATTGAAAAAAATGCTTTTTGGGGAGGTTGCAGACCAAACTGGAAAAATTTTTGATCCAAATGTGATGACTGTTGTGTGGGCAAGGAGATTTGTAGAGTATAAGAGACCATATTTGCCATTGTATGATGAAAAAAGATTAAGGAAGCTATTAGAAAGTAACAAGATGCAGATAATTTGGGCTGGAAAACCACATCCAAACGATTCACAAGGGCAAATGACCTTTAACTGGATAGTATCAAAAACAAGAGAAATGAAAAATGCTGCCATACTTACTGGATATGAGTTAAAGCTAAGCAAGTTATTAAAAATGGGTTCTGATATCTGGTTGAATACACCAAGGAAACCTTGTGAGGCCTCAGGAACTTCTGGAATGACGGCATCGATGAATGGTTCAATCCACATGAGCACATTAGATGGCTGGCATGTAGAATGGGCTGAAATGTATCCGGATGATAGTTTTACAATTGGTGATGGAGTAAATACTGATGATGCTTATGAAGCTGATTGCATGTATAAAGAATTGGAAAAAGCTGCTAAAATGTATGATTCTGACGCGTGGTGGGAAAAAGTTGCAAACTGTGTTAACCATATTGTTGAATATTTTGATGCGGAGAGAATGGTAAAAGAATATGCTGAAAAAATGTATAAGTAG
- a CDS encoding ABC transporter substrate-binding protein → MQKNQKFYIVVFYLTHVVKGGDTIKKYVILLSSILIAGVLFSGCMQNETKTETPTLKVAYLPTDHHAALFVAAKEGNLFKDKYGIYMKEIEPKKKYELYENGKKVADVELVQVVEGGAKIMTLMAQNQIDIGLNGVPPAVFAIDKGTKAKIISALQGEGSAVVIRKDIPANNWEEFINWIKEQHANGKQVKIGYPLPISIQYVMIKKALEAEGITYTEDPNNKEAMVLLINCKGQKSMPQMLSQKELDAVIAWEPTPEVLKTEGIGKPIVYSKDLPPKGMWKDHPCCVIAASEDALNNKRDAVKAFLKLIVLATKEINENKELVIKDSAEWLGVDEKVEEESIPNMKFDTNPEPLKEGTYLFVDVMNKQGAMDGKLKGVSNKSEIDNILFDFSIYNEIMKELNE, encoded by the coding sequence ATGCAAAAAAATCAAAAATTTTATATAGTTGTTTTTTACTTAACTCATGTTGTTAAAGGGGGTGATACTATTAAAAAATATGTAATATTATTGAGTTCTATCCTTATTGCAGGGGTTTTATTTAGTGGTTGCATGCAAAACGAGACCAAAACTGAAACCCCAACATTAAAAGTTGCCTACCTTCCAACAGACCACCATGCAGCATTATTTGTCGCTGCTAAGGAAGGAAATTTATTTAAGGATAAGTATGGTATATACATGAAAGAAATCGAACCAAAGAAAAAATATGAACTATATGAAAATGGCAAAAAGGTTGCTGATGTTGAGTTAGTTCAAGTTGTTGAAGGTGGAGCAAAGATAATGACCTTAATGGCACAAAACCAAATTGACATTGGATTAAATGGGGTTCCACCAGCGGTTTTTGCAATAGATAAAGGAACAAAGGCAAAGATTATTAGTGCTTTGCAGGGAGAAGGTTCAGCAGTTGTAATAAGGAAGGATATTCCAGCAAATAATTGGGAAGAGTTCATAAACTGGATAAAAGAACAACACGCAAATGGAAAGCAAGTTAAAATAGGTTACCCATTACCTATTTCAATACAGTACGTTATGATAAAAAAAGCCCTTGAAGCAGAAGGTATAACATACACTGAAGATCCAAATAACAAAGAAGCTATGGTTTTATTAATAAACTGTAAAGGACAAAAATCCATGCCACAAATGCTTTCCCAAAAAGAACTCGATGCGGTAATTGCATGGGAACCAACGCCAGAAGTTTTAAAAACAGAAGGCATAGGAAAACCTATAGTTTATAGCAAAGACTTACCACCAAAAGGAATGTGGAAAGACCACCCATGTTGTGTAATTGCTGCATCAGAAGATGCTTTAAATAACAAGAGAGATGCTGTAAAGGCGTTCTTAAAACTCATAGTATTGGCAACAAAAGAAATTAATGAAAACAAAGAATTGGTTATAAAAGATAGTGCAGAATGGCTTGGAGTTGATGAGAAAGTTGAAGAAGAATCAATACCAAACATGAAATTTGACACAAACCCAGAACCATTGAAAGAAGGAACATACTTATTCGTTGATGTAATGAACAAACAAGGAGCAATGGATGGAAAACTTAAAGGTGTAAGTAACAAGAGTGAAATTGATAATATCTTGTTTGACTTCAGCATTTACAACGAGATAATGAAAGAGTTAAATGAATAA
- a CDS encoding deoxyhypusine synthase, with the protein MDPKDIVLKKSDTEGLKEIPIEGPWLDDEISLEDAVKNYYEKIGFQATHLGKAIKIWKKIEEKRKNGDITVFFGYTSNIVSSGLREIIAYLAKHKKIDVIVTTAGGIEEDFIKCLKPFILGDWNVNGKFLREKGINRIGNIFVPNDRYIEFETYMTEFFDRILEMEKKEQRVITASEFCYELGKFMDEKLGREKEKSILYWAYKNNIPIFCPAITDGSIGDMLYFYKKSKKDETLKIDVANDIVKLNDIAINAKETACIVLGGSLPKHSIINANLFREGTDYAIYITTAVPWDGSLSGAPPEEGVSWGKIGAKADYVEIWADATLVFPILVYCVMKG; encoded by the coding sequence ATGGATCCAAAGGATATTGTATTAAAGAAGAGTGATACAGAAGGATTGAAAGAGATTCCTATTGAAGGGCCGTGGTTGGATGATGAGATAAGTTTAGAGGATGCAGTTAAAAATTACTATGAAAAAATTGGATTCCAGGCAACACACTTAGGAAAAGCCATTAAAATCTGGAAAAAAATTGAAGAAAAAAGAAAAAACGGAGACATAACGGTATTCTTTGGATACACATCAAACATTGTTTCATCAGGGCTTAGGGAGATTATTGCATACTTAGCAAAGCATAAAAAGATAGATGTGATTGTTACAACAGCAGGAGGAATTGAGGAAGATTTTATAAAATGCTTAAAACCATTTATATTAGGAGATTGGAATGTGAATGGTAAATTTTTGAGAGAGAAGGGAATTAATAGAATAGGAAATATTTTTGTTCCAAACGATAGATATATTGAATTTGAAACATATATGACAGAATTTTTCGACAGAATTTTAGAAATGGAGAAGAAAGAGCAGAGAGTTATAACCGCAAGCGAATTTTGTTATGAATTAGGTAAGTTTATGGATGAGAAATTAGGCAGAGAAAAAGAAAAATCCATCTTATATTGGGCATATAAAAACAACATCCCAATATTCTGCCCAGCAATAACTGATGGTTCAATAGGAGATATGCTCTACTTCTACAAAAAAAGCAAAAAGGATGAAACATTAAAGATAGATGTAGCAAATGATATTGTTAAGTTAAATGACATTGCAATAAATGCAAAAGAAACAGCATGCATTGTTTTAGGCGGTTCTTTACCAAAACACAGCATTATAAATGCCAATTTATTTAGAGAGGGAACAGATTACGCCATATACATAACAACAGCAGTGCCATGGGATGGCTCTTTAAGTGGGGCCCCACCTGAAGAAGGAGTTTCATGGGGAAAAATTGGAGCTAAGGCAGATTACGTGGAGATTTGGGCTGATGCCACACTTGTATTCCCAATTTTGGTTTATTGTGTAATGAAAGGTTAA
- a CDS encoding M42 family metallopeptidase, whose amino-acid sequence MRVVEYLKKLAEEKGISGREHRVRELMKKELEPMVDEIYVDKFGNLIARKGDKGPKIMLAAHMDEIGLMVKYIDEKGFLKFTKIGGINDQMILNQKVIVHGNKGDIIGVLGSKPPHKMKESERNKLIKYEDMFIDIGAESREEAIEMGVEIGTWVTFKSEFNELGKNRFTCKAFDDRVGCAVLLEVMRRIKDEDLNCQVYAVGTVQEEVGLKGARTSAFGINPDVALALDVTICGDHPGIKMEDAPVELGKGPVVGIVDAAGRGLITHPKVLDMIRDISKKYDIPVQYEVGEGGTTDATAIHLTRDGIPTGVISIPARYIHTPVEVIDKRDVEKTVELVVSCIKDLDKYF is encoded by the coding sequence ATGAGGGTAGTTGAATATTTAAAAAAGCTTGCAGAGGAAAAAGGAATTTCTGGAAGAGAACATAGAGTCAGAGAGTTAATGAAAAAAGAGCTTGAGCCAATGGTTGATGAAATCTACGTGGACAAATTTGGGAATTTAATTGCGAGAAAGGGAGATAAAGGGCCAAAGATAATGCTTGCTGCACACATGGATGAGATTGGGTTAATGGTTAAATACATTGATGAAAAAGGATTCTTGAAGTTCACAAAAATTGGGGGCATAAATGACCAGATGATCCTAAACCAAAAGGTCATTGTTCATGGAAATAAGGGAGATATTATTGGGGTTTTAGGTTCAAAACCACCACACAAAATGAAAGAAAGCGAGAGAAACAAACTTATTAAATATGAGGATATGTTTATTGACATTGGGGCAGAGAGTAGGGAAGAGGCAATTGAAATGGGTGTTGAGATAGGAACATGGGTTACATTCAAGTCAGAATTCAATGAGTTAGGGAAAAACAGATTTACATGCAAAGCATTTGATGATAGGGTAGGATGTGCAGTTTTATTGGAAGTTATGAGGAGAATTAAAGATGAGGACTTGAACTGCCAAGTTTATGCAGTAGGAACAGTCCAGGAAGAAGTTGGTTTAAAAGGGGCAAGGACATCTGCCTTTGGAATAAATCCAGATGTTGCTTTGGCGTTGGATGTTACCATCTGTGGAGACCATCCGGGAATAAAGATGGAAGATGCACCAGTTGAATTAGGAAAAGGGCCTGTTGTGGGGATAGTTGATGCAGCAGGGAGAGGATTGATCACTCATCCAAAGGTATTGGACATGATAAGAGATATCTCCAAAAAATATGATATTCCAGTTCAATATGAAGTCGGTGAAGGTGGAACAACAGACGCTACAGCAATCCATTTAACAAGGGATGGTATCCCAACTGGAGTAATTTCTATCCCAGCAAGATACATCCACACACCAGTTGAAGTTATCGATAAGAGAGATGTGGAAAAAACTGTTGAATTAGTTGTTTCATGCATAAAAGATTTAGACAAATACTTCTAA